One window of the Candidatus Zixiibacteriota bacterium genome contains the following:
- a CDS encoding Integrase core domain protein, protein MSRGTWYKPPANRLVWDKEVIAALPRLIETNHRWGFGQCYQQLRFAGCWWNHKRVYRVYTQLGLQHRPKTKKQLPNRDYQPLGAPRVANAVWALDFMSDTLCVGRRFRMFNVLDEGMREVRAIEIDTSLPGKRVMRFPQRLIVWRGVPQAIRCDNGSEFLSWALVDFCRAWGIALRYIQPGKPNQNGYIERFNKTFRNDVLNAYLFEDLDQVREITAGWLRMHNEQRCHDALGGVPPTIFRERQTAINFIFELST, encoded by the coding sequence ATGTCCCGGGGCACCTGGTACAAGCCGCCGGCCAATCGGTTGGTGTGGGATAAAGAGGTGATTGCGGCCTTGCCCCGATTGATCGAGACGAATCATCGCTGGGGGTTCGGCCAGTGTTACCAGCAGCTCCGTTTCGCCGGTTGCTGGTGGAACCACAAGCGCGTGTACCGGGTGTATACCCAGTTGGGGTTACAACATCGGCCGAAGACCAAGAAGCAGCTGCCGAATCGTGACTATCAGCCGTTGGGTGCGCCGCGGGTAGCCAATGCGGTGTGGGCTCTGGACTTCATGAGCGACACTTTGTGTGTGGGTCGTCGTTTTCGGATGTTCAATGTGCTGGATGAAGGGATGCGCGAGGTGCGGGCGATTGAGATTGATACATCGCTGCCGGGTAAGCGGGTGATGCGGTTCCCGCAACGGTTGATCGTCTGGCGGGGTGTACCACAGGCGATTCGATGCGACAACGGCTCGGAGTTCTTGTCCTGGGCGCTGGTTGACTTCTGTCGGGCCTGGGGGATCGCCCTGCGGTACATCCAGCCGGGGAAACCGAACCAGAATGGCTATATCGAACGATTCAACAAGACCTTTCGGAATGATGTGTTAAACGCTTATCTGTTTGAGGACTTAGATCAGGTGCGGGAGATCACGGCTGGGTGGCTGCGGATGCACAACGAGCAGCGTTGTCACGATGCTCTGGGCGGAGTGCCGCCGACGATCTTCCGGGAACGACAAACTGCCATAAATTTTATTTTTGAACTGTCTACTTGA
- a CDS encoding putative Transcriptional regulator, TetR family (Evidence 3 : Putative function from multiple computational evidences) — MKLPKEEIMNKKDAIFQASCFEFAEHGLAGARVDRIARAAGVNKAMVYYYFRSKEALYTNIVNWFFQMLAEAMGQKIQQCADPEELLTAIAQTYGALFSDHPFVPRLLLHDLAEGGTRIGEALTRWIASSGLKSKLVSRIQAMVKTGQMREMDPRQFVISFIGMNLMVPLLEKVVAPLWGLSNDAKFRQSRAESIVDLTLHGVIPRN, encoded by the coding sequence GTGAAGTTACCGAAAGAAGAGATTATGAACAAGAAAGATGCGATCTTCCAGGCCTCGTGTTTCGAGTTTGCGGAGCACGGGCTCGCTGGCGCTCGGGTCGATCGGATTGCTCGCGCAGCGGGCGTCAACAAAGCCATGGTGTACTACTACTTCAGATCGAAAGAAGCTCTCTATACCAATATTGTAAATTGGTTCTTTCAAATGCTCGCCGAGGCCATGGGACAAAAGATCCAACAGTGCGCCGACCCTGAGGAGCTCCTGACGGCAATTGCCCAGACTTATGGCGCGCTGTTCTCCGATCATCCGTTTGTTCCCCGACTGTTGCTCCATGATCTGGCCGAAGGCGGCACGCGCATCGGCGAGGCACTTACTCGGTGGATTGCCTCATCCGGTCTGAAAAGCAAGCTCGTATCAAGGATACAGGCAATGGTGAAAACCGGGCAAATGCGGGAGATGGATCCTCGACAATTTGTGATTTCCTTTATCGGCATGAACCTCATGGTTCCTTTGTTGGAGAAAGTGGTTGCTCCGCTTTGGGGACTTTCAAACGATGCGAAATTCAGACAAAGCCGTGCAGAATCAATTGTCGACCTTACTTTGCACGGTGTCATTCCACGAAACTGA
- a CDS encoding putative Outer membrane efflux protein (Evidence 3 : Putative function from multiple computational evidences): MIRSIICAVMTAVFVPVAVLSQNAGDSLTRDEVVRLTLTNQPQIMQAQQNLTVAEARVDVNRAALWPDIGLVGVYTRLDPVAKLEVGGATEKLFPNDNYDVQVDLEHTLYDFGRKRTAISVAQRSRQMAQDNIDLVRLTLAYQAISAFNNALILQNTIAVIDSQLVALRQHAAVSTKKIQAGTATNYDTLTTQVRIAVATNDRTDAVRALNSQIIILHELTGLPDASPINLKGDYATVTPMPQLDSLLQTAENQRPEMVMARDAEQVAATQTHLVSLGDKPSLSLAVGSGFKNGYFPNIAEPHLNWNAGLIFRMPLFNGHRTQYEESGAHAALEAAKQHTADMIRKITGDVRQAFLDVQTSLSKIATTEVQIRQAEQAVAMAVIRYQAGVITNVELLDAQTALLQTRLIRLRALYEYTVGLANLDRATGRRMW, from the coding sequence ATGATAAGAAGTATCATTTGTGCGGTAATGACCGCCGTCTTTGTCCCAGTCGCTGTACTGTCTCAGAACGCAGGTGACTCCTTGACGCGCGATGAAGTTGTGCGCTTGACGCTGACCAATCAGCCGCAGATCATGCAGGCACAACAGAACTTGACGGTGGCTGAAGCGCGTGTCGATGTTAACCGGGCGGCATTGTGGCCGGATATCGGTTTGGTGGGCGTCTATACGCGCCTCGACCCGGTAGCGAAACTCGAAGTCGGGGGTGCCACCGAGAAACTGTTTCCCAACGACAATTATGATGTGCAGGTAGATCTAGAGCACACCCTATATGACTTTGGCAGGAAAAGAACAGCAATCTCGGTTGCTCAGCGGTCGCGGCAGATGGCGCAGGACAACATAGATCTGGTGCGCCTAACTTTGGCGTATCAGGCGATTTCGGCATTTAACAACGCTCTGATCTTGCAGAACACTATTGCTGTCATCGATTCACAATTGGTCGCCTTGCGGCAACATGCGGCAGTGAGCACCAAGAAAATCCAGGCTGGCACAGCCACAAATTACGATACGCTGACCACTCAAGTTCGCATCGCCGTGGCAACGAATGATCGTACCGACGCCGTCAGGGCGCTCAATAGTCAGATTATCATCTTACACGAGTTGACTGGATTGCCGGACGCATCACCAATCAATTTGAAGGGAGATTATGCAACAGTCACCCCTATGCCGCAACTCGATTCCCTTTTGCAAACCGCAGAAAATCAGCGCCCTGAAATGGTTATGGCTCGGGATGCGGAACAGGTTGCTGCCACACAGACGCATCTGGTGTCTCTTGGGGACAAGCCGTCGCTTTCATTGGCAGTCGGCTCTGGATTCAAAAACGGGTATTTCCCGAATATTGCCGAGCCACATCTCAATTGGAACGCAGGCTTGATATTTCGGATGCCACTGTTCAACGGTCATCGGACGCAATATGAAGAGTCCGGGGCGCACGCCGCCTTAGAGGCCGCAAAGCAACACACTGCCGATATGATACGCAAAATAACCGGTGATGTTCGCCAAGCATTCTTGGATGTCCAGACGAGCCTAAGCAAGATTGCCACAACCGAGGTTCAAATTCGACAAGCTGAACAGGCCGTGGCGATGGCTGTTATTCGCTATCAAGCCGGTGTGATTACCAACGTTGAACTGCTTGATGCGCAGACCGCCCTGCTTCAAACCCGGCTAATTCGACTTCGTGCACTTTATGAATACACGGTAGGACTTGCCAATCTTGACAGAGCCACTGGCAGGCGAATGTGGTAA
- a CDS encoding Drug resistance transporter, EmrB/QacA subfamily, whose protein sequence is MLKAKWRRFRHSLLFDHPQLRKEHPSYRWLVLMGVMIATFMSVLDSTIVNVALSKLMASFGVSVDRVEWVMTAYLLAFGVILPVSGWIADHWGYKLVFTSGLLLFTGASFLCSLAWSLEMLISARILQGIGAAILMPVGMAIITREFPPEKRGIALAFWSMAASASVSLGPTIGGWLIDHYSWHAVFDVNVPIGIVGILAAVVILHEYRTPHTRTFDSVGFVTLVGFLTPLLLALSSGNSAWNTGGWTSNYILTCFSISIVSLVIFLVTEFTVEHPLIAVDLFKDVNFSMCNLVGFLFGLGMFGSTFLLPIYLQESLGYTPLQAGMVFLPVGVLQAAAAPLAAVFAARFSPKIPIVIGIVLMAITFYQFSTLSYLSESHAITTPLMIRGFAMGVLFAPLTALAIGNITHFKIAQASGLLNVIRQIGGSFGVALFGSLLTRRTIFHLTTYGQQINTNSETFQRTVRQLGFHAWQTTGGTLVDATARGKAQIGSFVANQAFVSAIDDVFLLAGAVILLGVVPILFVRIRKGKKRGPGTKPAIAIQE, encoded by the coding sequence ATGCTTAAGGCAAAATGGCGTAGGTTTCGACATTCTCTCCTATTTGACCACCCCCAATTGCGAAAAGAACACCCTTCGTATCGATGGTTGGTTCTCATGGGTGTGATGATCGCCACTTTCATGTCCGTACTCGATTCTACGATCGTCAACGTAGCACTTTCCAAACTTATGGCATCATTTGGAGTTTCGGTCGACAGGGTAGAGTGGGTGATGACGGCGTATCTTTTGGCGTTTGGCGTTATTCTGCCTGTTTCCGGTTGGATAGCCGATCACTGGGGCTACAAGCTGGTGTTCACGAGTGGTTTGCTATTGTTCACAGGAGCATCATTTCTCTGCAGCCTGGCATGGAGCCTTGAAATGCTGATTTCTGCTCGTATTCTCCAAGGGATAGGAGCCGCAATCCTTATGCCAGTGGGTATGGCAATTATCACGCGAGAATTTCCACCGGAAAAGCGAGGAATCGCTCTGGCCTTCTGGTCAATGGCGGCCTCGGCGTCGGTGTCGCTGGGGCCAACCATCGGTGGTTGGCTGATCGATCACTATTCGTGGCATGCGGTATTCGATGTCAATGTGCCGATTGGAATAGTGGGAATTCTCGCCGCGGTGGTCATATTGCACGAATATCGGACGCCGCACACGCGAACTTTCGATTCTGTGGGGTTTGTCACGCTGGTCGGTTTTCTTACACCTCTACTTCTGGCTTTATCTAGCGGCAATTCGGCATGGAATACCGGTGGTTGGACTTCGAACTACATCCTCACGTGTTTTTCCATTTCAATAGTTTCGCTGGTGATTTTTCTGGTCACGGAGTTCACGGTCGAGCATCCCCTCATCGCAGTCGATTTGTTCAAGGATGTCAATTTTTCAATGTGCAATTTGGTAGGCTTTCTGTTCGGGCTCGGTATGTTTGGAAGCACGTTTCTGCTGCCCATTTATCTGCAGGAGTCTTTGGGTTACACTCCGCTGCAGGCCGGGATGGTATTTTTGCCTGTGGGTGTGCTTCAAGCAGCGGCCGCGCCGCTGGCAGCCGTATTTGCAGCGCGGTTTTCGCCCAAGATTCCGATTGTGATCGGAATCGTGCTTATGGCCATTACGTTTTACCAATTCAGCACCCTATCGTACTTGTCCGAGTCACACGCAATTACTACGCCTTTGATGATTCGTGGATTTGCGATGGGGGTGCTGTTCGCACCGCTGACGGCGCTCGCTATAGGAAACATCACCCATTTCAAGATCGCACAGGCTTCAGGGTTGCTTAATGTCATCCGTCAGATCGGCGGCAGCTTCGGAGTCGCACTTTTCGGATCGCTCCTGACACGGCGGACGATCTTTCACCTGACGACCTATGGACAGCAGATAAATACGAATTCGGAAACATTTCAGAGGACGGTCAGGCAGCTCGGCTTTCATGCGTGGCAAACGACCGGCGGCACTCTGGTAGATGCGACAGCAAGAGGCAAAGCACAAATTGGTTCATTTGTCGCAAACCAAGCGTTTGTGAGTGCTATCGACGACGTGTTTCTGCTGGCAGGAGCTGTCATTCTGCTAGGCGTAGTCCCAATCCTGTTCGTACGGATACGCAAAGGAAAGAAGCGCGGACCGGGGACGAAGCCGGCTATAGCAATACAAGAGTGA
- a CDS encoding Secretion protein HlyD family protein produces MIAEDGNKENSRPSKVKSGSKGHGRRIMVALLVLAAVAAVVAGYWYFYLRGWVSTDDAYIDCDPISISSKILGRIVELAKEEGDTARASEPLAFLDSVDLKAQEAQANASLQFIEQSVPVAEVNLRKAKEDFKRAEQQFKGDVITQEQYDHARLAMQLTQAQYNAATSQVVSARSQLGVIQTQLRNMCIIAPKTGIVAKKWVVAGDIAQAGQPIYTLYDLSNIWITANFEETKLASIRVGEPVQIEVDAFPGHKFAGKVLSIGAAAASEFSLIAPNNASGNFTKVTQRVPVRISVSETKPGDQKTFLPGMSVIVRLRDQE; encoded by the coding sequence ATGATAGCAGAAGATGGCAATAAGGAAAATAGCAGGCCGTCTAAAGTCAAGAGCGGATCAAAGGGGCATGGCAGAAGAATCATGGTGGCATTGCTGGTTTTGGCAGCAGTGGCCGCTGTTGTCGCCGGCTACTGGTACTTCTACTTACGCGGGTGGGTATCCACCGACGATGCCTATATAGATTGCGACCCTATTTCAATCAGTAGCAAAATTCTAGGGCGCATCGTCGAACTAGCCAAGGAAGAAGGTGACACGGCGCGCGCCAGCGAGCCGTTGGCATTTCTCGATTCAGTCGATCTCAAGGCCCAGGAAGCTCAGGCTAATGCGTCGTTGCAGTTCATCGAACAAAGCGTTCCAGTGGCGGAGGTAAATCTCCGAAAGGCGAAGGAGGATTTCAAACGCGCCGAACAGCAGTTCAAAGGGGACGTCATCACCCAGGAGCAATACGATCACGCTCGACTGGCGATGCAGCTAACGCAGGCGCAGTACAATGCCGCGACCAGCCAAGTAGTCTCAGCGCGATCTCAACTCGGGGTCATTCAGACCCAGCTAAGAAACATGTGCATCATCGCACCCAAGACAGGCATTGTGGCGAAGAAGTGGGTTGTAGCAGGTGACATTGCCCAAGCGGGACAACCAATCTACACCTTGTATGACCTGTCGAATATCTGGATCACGGCCAATTTTGAAGAGACCAAACTGGCCTCAATCAGGGTGGGTGAACCAGTTCAGATCGAAGTAGATGCATTTCCCGGTCACAAGTTTGCCGGCAAAGTGCTGTCAATCGGAGCTGCAGCTGCTTCTGAATTTTCCCTCATTGCACCAAACAACGCGTCAGGAAATTTTACGAAAGTGACGCAGCGCGTACCGGTGCGAATTTCAGTGAGCGAGACAAAGCCTGGTGACCAGAAAACTTTCCTTCCGGGAATGTCGGTGATCGTGCGATTGAGGGATCAGGAGTAG
- a CDS encoding hypothetical protein (Evidence 5 : Unknown function): MLQIVSESPGISMGELSERMYLHISTSTGVIDRLEKKNLLLRKRSHADRRVIRLFITSKGRQTIRRIPMGMLGLLTREIEELRDSDIHVIWTGLNRLLKLLQLKKSHTDG, from the coding sequence ATGCTCCAGATAGTCTCCGAATCCCCGGGAATATCGATGGGAGAACTCAGCGAACGGATGTATTTGCACATCAGCACCAGCACAGGTGTTATCGATCGGCTCGAGAAGAAAAACCTCCTGTTGCGAAAGCGAAGTCATGCGGATCGACGAGTGATCAGGTTGTTCATCACATCCAAGGGCCGCCAGACAATTAGGAGAATCCCGATGGGTATGTTGGGCCTCCTTACGCGGGAAATTGAAGAGCTTCGGGATTCTGATATCCACGTGATCTGGACAGGATTGAATAGACTGCTAAAACTGCTGCAATTGAAAAAAAGCCACACAGACGGATAG
- a CDS encoding exported hypothetical protein (Evidence 5 : Unknown function) gives MLAKALSIRFYLLAILAALTILLPSVSFATDDNDAQFATLNEADSIGIVVELLNVALNRPNQFNLDMLQPLMVEQVYSSFLHNLGGLNNKGEKNTATAALTSGGKYTLQLRNFQRTSYGYDVNLQIFLEASGYLLEDSTKLEMKAFGGLRKITNLTDLVFRSNKLSLLAKTIDSLGVKAKAAYRVASKAMISQIPQSLKMFQEESIYNDCDRFSVNYSQTKFEGNVIMNRPYGIYSVSYVDPNPSFCRYFLVSTDANWDRIIATRYNPCESGHDAIAAIGHHGDDNFGFASPMGISFVNWNWFVADAYNGRVQAYRLDNNDNLTLGGYLNAGFITPVDVAAAHVPGSGGWGDWVAAVDRDANRVVICYANDGSFKESYFSLGSGVDQLRKPTALAFAVNPATHSYANYLYVVDNGNKRIVLKHLAYNFEWCTSAPGIFPPDAYLSSIDVDIFGNIFVLDSYNSVLYLMERDLSGIIATFGGKGTEAGKLFYPQKFAVSHAYQSTDTAVIPLPIGNAFVTEQMGPNSGVRRYERGLQILSDEIIYHPKASRFGSDYLEINWTQDNPAACSCFVFWTNSGLMYYSYTPFRMPGTGGIIVAFPSGADSNGTAYVRVKISSIFDPGKYTDEFEEELYIQRHSDSIYSLPHVVIGEHWITSSWVDNPSGCIYPSDIYWYAAVDVTDNWKTGLSYKWERASTAHNYATPSFYSFPHPNYLIGDSAITYSPFIYFRITAPPISNNTPVYQNGDTVTLLQVQLFDSSGAHLRGADTLPPAKLDPDWVYVNFNYPFYDSYCNTPCTTCAPPHPIDPGCPMLSYWDGKEYVFQNNILPKSESEVTSYQNTLDFYPIYLNDFDRGGEYKFLISEDEQEISRLDNFALYAVDIPKKFSRVALSSETGLVALTDNKTPPYSAVANGSENILPYLELEDTKIYASYNPGYMDLEYRIADSSKIGKITTDEPPGGIDPNDPSKNILKPVVFNDFQFSPNIIAILAQDSVGRLQPVQKLYPRTKRVRKGIDLSKYIYKGVLKIRLQWTQQIVINSLPYIKFEKTGAITQQCQMVQASHSSFGSISQQLRAVRDSAIYLRPGEKIELTFRGSPPADSMRRVLILKSIGKYERFGGKTAIVETAIPDKFAFNQNFPNPFNPTTTFRFSLPVRASVKLEVINILGQKVAVLADRIYEAGTYDINWDGISSEGYPITSGVYFAKFTSKDFSSTRKVVVVK, from the coding sequence ATGTTAGCCAAGGCATTGTCCATCAGATTTTATTTGCTAGCAATTCTGGCAGCATTAACCATTTTATTACCCAGCGTCAGCTTTGCCACCGATGACAACGACGCGCAATTTGCGACATTGAATGAAGCGGACAGCATCGGTATTGTGGTTGAGCTACTGAATGTTGCCCTAAATAGGCCAAATCAGTTCAATCTGGATATGTTGCAGCCGCTTATGGTAGAACAAGTGTATTCCTCTTTTCTCCATAACTTGGGCGGATTGAATAATAAGGGTGAAAAGAACACGGCTACTGCTGCATTAACAAGCGGTGGCAAATACACACTTCAGTTAAGGAATTTTCAAAGAACATCATATGGTTATGATGTTAATCTTCAGATTTTTCTGGAAGCAAGCGGCTACTTGCTTGAGGACAGCACCAAATTGGAGATGAAGGCATTTGGGGGGCTTAGGAAAATTACGAACTTGACTGATTTGGTATTCAGATCGAATAAATTATCTCTTCTTGCCAAAACTATCGATTCATTAGGCGTTAAGGCAAAAGCCGCCTATCGGGTCGCCTCAAAAGCAATGATTTCACAAATTCCCCAAAGTCTGAAAATGTTCCAGGAAGAATCCATCTATAATGACTGTGACCGATTTTCAGTCAATTATAGCCAAACGAAGTTTGAGGGCAATGTAATAATGAACAGGCCCTATGGAATCTATTCCGTTTCCTATGTAGACCCTAACCCCAGTTTCTGCAGATATTTTCTAGTTTCAACAGATGCCAACTGGGATCGCATTATAGCGACAAGATATAATCCATGCGAGTCGGGACATGATGCCATTGCGGCAATCGGACATCATGGCGACGACAATTTCGGCTTTGCCTCTCCCATGGGGATAAGTTTTGTTAATTGGAATTGGTTTGTCGCTGATGCATATAATGGGAGAGTCCAGGCCTATAGACTTGATAACAATGACAATTTGACTCTAGGCGGCTATTTGAATGCTGGCTTTATCACGCCTGTCGATGTTGCGGCCGCGCACGTCCCGGGATCAGGCGGATGGGGAGATTGGGTAGCCGCAGTAGATAGAGATGCCAACCGGGTCGTTATATGCTACGCTAATGATGGATCCTTTAAAGAAAGCTATTTTAGTCTCGGCTCGGGGGTCGACCAACTTCGAAAACCAACAGCCCTGGCTTTTGCCGTGAATCCCGCAACCCACTCTTATGCAAATTATCTGTATGTTGTTGACAATGGCAATAAGAGAATAGTGCTTAAACATCTGGCCTATAACTTTGAGTGGTGTACGTCGGCGCCCGGTATATTTCCCCCTGATGCCTATCTGTCTTCAATAGACGTTGATATTTTCGGGAATATATTTGTTCTCGATTCCTATAATTCCGTTTTATACCTGATGGAAAGAGACCTCTCGGGGATCATTGCCACTTTTGGCGGAAAAGGAACCGAAGCAGGCAAATTGTTCTATCCACAGAAATTTGCTGTTTCCCATGCCTATCAAAGCACCGATACTGCTGTCATCCCTCTTCCAATAGGCAATGCTTTTGTTACAGAACAGATGGGGCCGAATTCCGGAGTTCGAAGGTATGAACGAGGTCTTCAGATACTCTCAGATGAAATCATTTATCATCCCAAGGCCAGCAGATTTGGCTCCGACTATCTTGAAATAAATTGGACCCAGGACAATCCTGCCGCCTGTTCCTGCTTTGTTTTCTGGACCAACAGCGGGCTTATGTATTACTCTTATACACCTTTCAGAATGCCTGGCACCGGTGGCATTATTGTCGCTTTTCCTTCCGGTGCGGATTCCAATGGTACCGCATATGTGAGAGTCAAAATATCTTCGATTTTCGACCCCGGAAAGTATACCGATGAATTTGAAGAAGAGCTTTATATCCAGAGGCATTCTGATTCAATATACTCCTTGCCCCATGTCGTTATTGGAGAGCATTGGATAACGTCGTCTTGGGTAGACAATCCCAGCGGTTGTATTTATCCATCAGATATTTACTGGTATGCGGCTGTCGATGTCACCGACAACTGGAAAACCGGTTTGAGTTATAAATGGGAAAGGGCATCGACCGCACATAATTATGCTACTCCGTCATTTTATAGTTTTCCTCACCCCAATTATCTAATCGGGGACAGCGCCATAACTTATTCTCCTTTCATCTATTTTAGGATAACCGCGCCGCCAATTTCAAATAATACTCCAGTATATCAAAATGGCGATACCGTGACTCTGCTCCAGGTTCAGTTATTTGATTCCAGCGGAGCTCATTTGCGGGGAGCGGATACGTTGCCGCCGGCAAAATTGGATCCGGATTGGGTCTATGTAAATTTCAACTATCCTTTCTATGATTCCTACTGCAATACCCCCTGCACGACCTGTGCGCCGCCGCATCCGATTGACCCCGGATGCCCCATGCTCTCTTACTGGGATGGCAAGGAATACGTTTTTCAAAATAATATTCTGCCCAAATCCGAAAGCGAAGTGACCTCATATCAAAATACCTTAGATTTCTACCCGATTTATCTGAATGACTTTGATCGGGGCGGGGAATATAAATTTCTGATCAGTGAAGACGAGCAGGAAATCTCCCGATTGGATAATTTTGCGCTTTATGCAGTTGATATCCCGAAGAAATTCAGCCGTGTTGCTCTGAGTTCCGAGACAGGTTTGGTTGCTCTCACCGACAATAAGACTCCTCCTTATTCTGCGGTAGCAAACGGGAGTGAAAACATTTTGCCGTATCTCGAACTTGAGGACACAAAAATCTATGCATCCTACAATCCCGGGTATATGGATTTGGAGTATCGCATAGCTGATTCTTCGAAAATTGGCAAAATAACCACTGATGAGCCGCCCGGGGGAATCGATCCTAACGACCCATCCAAAAATATCTTGAAGCCGGTGGTATTTAATGACTTTCAGTTCAGCCCCAATATTATAGCAATTCTGGCTCAGGATAGCGTTGGGAGACTTCAGCCGGTGCAAAAGCTATATCCCCGCACCAAAAGGGTCCGAAAAGGGATTGATCTATCCAAATACATTTACAAGGGCGTCCTGAAGATTCGCCTGCAATGGACCCAGCAAATCGTTATTAATTCCTTGCCATACATAAAATTCGAAAAAACCGGCGCAATAACTCAGCAATGCCAGATGGTTCAGGCCAGCCATTCTTCTTTTGGCTCTATAAGCCAGCAATTAAGAGCGGTTCGGGACAGCGCTATCTATCTCCGCCCCGGGGAAAAGATAGAACTCACCTTCCGCGGTTCGCCGCCGGCCGATTCGATGCGACGCGTTCTTATTCTAAAATCGATCGGCAAATATGAACGATTTGGCGGCAAAACAGCGATTGTTGAGACGGCTATTCCTGACAAGTTTGCTTTTAATCAGAATTTTCCTAATCCATTCAATCCCACCACCACTTTCCGCTTTTCATTACCGGTAAGGGCGTCAGTTAAGTTGGAGGTAATCAATATATTAGGCCAAAAAGTGGCCGTCCTGGCAGATCGAATCTATGAGGCCGGAACATATGACATCAACTGGGACGGGATATCTTCAGAAGGTTATCCCATTACCAGCGGGGTCTATTTTGCCAAATTTACCTCAAAAGATTTTTCATCCACAAGAAAGGTGGTGGTGGTAAAATGA